One window of the Candidatus Zixiibacteriota bacterium genome contains the following:
- a CDS encoding Rrf2 family transcriptional regulator, which produces MAISTRGRYGIRALLAIVKANRPLSTARISKLEDISLPYLEQICNRLKRAGIVLSRRGAQGGYILARPANKISVGEVIAILDGPVKFGQCHNPEHEEECEKRDICASRRFWSELESDVNSKLYRTTLQDLKDLEAGLIEQVQAKSNEPNLLRS; this is translated from the coding sequence TTGGCGATATCGACACGCGGCAGATACGGTATTCGGGCGCTTCTGGCCATCGTCAAGGCCAACCGTCCGCTTTCTACCGCCCGGATTTCCAAACTGGAGGACATTTCACTGCCTTACCTTGAGCAGATCTGCAATCGACTCAAGCGGGCCGGAATCGTCCTCTCCCGGCGCGGCGCTCAAGGCGGATATATCCTGGCGCGCCCGGCGAACAAGATCTCGGTCGGAGAGGTGATCGCGATCCTGGACGGCCCAGTGAAATTCGGCCAGTGCCACAACCCGGAGCACGAGGAAGAGTGCGAGAAACGCGACATCTGCGCCTCCCGGCGATTCTGGTCGGAGTTGGAGTCCGACGTCAACAGCAAGCTGTATCGCACTACCCTCCAGGACCTGAAGGATCTCGAGGCCGGCCTGATTG
- a CDS encoding alpha/beta fold hydrolase translates to MRSLKLCSLVLLLAASVSAQRTVVGETYDIVLPASYDSTRTYPLLIILHGAFSGKESLQPYFVPDLFADHYIRLFPQSSERSRDRYTWHRKLKESRKLIRSAYEEVRKTYPVDTARVIVCGFSMGGMMAIDVTLQQVIPLLGFIAVCPGMPPQFDTALVAGMVARGQRGVIIGGHFDYFRPYQLDMLNAFKVVGFEHRFLEFPNLGHELPPKLPQSLDAALSFVDPVVGKSAK, encoded by the coding sequence ATGCGATCACTAAAGCTATGCTCACTGGTATTGCTTTTGGCTGCCTCCGTCTCAGCGCAGCGAACTGTTGTCGGGGAAACCTATGACATTGTCCTGCCGGCAAGCTATGATTCCACTCGCACCTACCCGCTCCTGATCATTCTCCATGGTGCCTTCAGCGGTAAAGAATCGCTGCAACCCTACTTCGTTCCCGACCTCTTTGCCGATCATTACATTCGCCTGTTTCCGCAGTCTTCCGAGCGCAGTCGGGATCGGTATACCTGGCATCGGAAGTTGAAGGAGAGCCGCAAACTCATCCGGAGTGCCTACGAGGAGGTCAGAAAGACCTATCCAGTCGATACGGCTCGAGTTATCGTGTGCGGTTTCTCGATGGGTGGAATGATGGCCATTGATGTCACGCTCCAGCAAGTCATTCCACTGCTGGGATTTATCGCTGTTTGTCCGGGAATGCCGCCGCAATTCGACACCGCTCTTGTCGCCGGGATGGTGGCGCGGGGCCAAAGAGGTGTCATCATTGGCGGTCACTTCGACTACTTCAGACCGTATCAGCTGGACATGCTCAATGCCTTCAAAGTCGTTGGGTTTGAGCATCGATTCCTGGAGTTCCCCAACCTCGGGCATGAATTGCCGCCCAAACTCCCACAATCGCTTGATGCGGCTCTCAGTTTCGTCGATCCCGTTGTCGGAAAATCCGCTAAATAG